A window from Amblyomma americanum isolate KBUSLIRL-KWMA chromosome 7, ASM5285725v1, whole genome shotgun sequence encodes these proteins:
- the LOC144097963 gene encoding solute carrier family 22 member 7-like, translating to MSLLCPQKLAKVDLVTSECFESGDMFGHGRFQRWLFLLTTVSMCAMHCHALVFRIISGDADHWCKQPQGVVMIPALSWKNLAIPLEADGRFSRCTIYVHSGDPNDTRILDCAKWDYDPGQERRSIVSLWDHVCHRRPLLALAHAVYIAGSLIFMSFVGLIVDRLGRLFVLLLTVAALQLATLGGCFSASYHAYVLSRFLNSCCAATVTVLSSTLLFEASTHAHRSLHLYTVMAIGMLTAEGWFAVGRLLRHLD from the coding sequence ATGTCATTGCTCTGCCCACAGAAGCTGGCCAAGGTCGACCTAGTGACCAGCGAGTGTTTCGAGAGCGGTGACATGTTCGGCCACGGCAGATTCCAGCGCTGGCTCTTCCTTCTTACTACGGTATCCATGTGTGCGATGCACTGCCACGCACTCGTCTTCCGCATCATCTCCGGCGACGCCGACCACTGGTGCAAGCAGCCGCAGGGTGTAGTGATGATTCCTGCTCTCTCATGGAAGAACTTGGCGATCCCTCTTGAAGCTGATGGGCGTTTCAGCCGCTGCACCATCTACGTACATTCGGGTGACCCCAACGACACGCGCATTCTGGACTGCGCCAAGTGGGACTACGACCCGGGACAGGAGAGGAGGTCCATAGTAAGCCTCTGGGATCACGTGTGCCACAGGAGGCCGCTCCTCGCCCTGGCTCATGCCGTCTACATCGCGGGATCGCTGATCTTCATGAGTTTCGTCGGACTCATTGTGGACCGCTTGGGTCGATTGTTCGTGCTCCTCTTGACGGTGGCGGCCCTGCAGCTGGCAACGCTGGGCGGATGCTTCAGCGCCTCGTACCACGCCTACGTTCTCTCGAGGTTCCTCAACTCTTGCTGCGCCGCGACAGTCACGGTGCTCTCCTCCACGCTGCTCTTCGAGGCGTCGACTCACGCGCACCGCAGCCTCCACCTGTACACTGTCATGGCCATTGGCATGCTGACGGCCGAAGGCTGGTTTGCTGTGGGGCGGCTGCTTAGACATCTTGACTGA